The Asticcacaulis excentricus genome has a segment encoding these proteins:
- the lspA gene encoding signal peptidase II, with translation MSDFQAKLKTHFAPPHTTPLGRQMLLIGLIGLILDQISKNWILYGLQLPSLGQVKISPIFSFSMVWNKGVSFGFFHSEGIGRWLLTLFSLVVSAFLIDWVRRTNRRILGLGLALVAGGAIGNAIDRIIYGGVVDFLDFSGLGFPWVFNIADAAINIGVALLFIDVFFLNREESKQG, from the coding sequence ATGTCTGATTTCCAAGCCAAACTCAAAACCCACTTCGCCCCGCCGCACACCACACCGCTGGGGCGGCAGATGCTGCTGATCGGGCTGATCGGCCTGATCCTCGATCAGATCAGCAAGAACTGGATTTTATACGGTCTGCAACTGCCCAGTCTCGGACAGGTCAAGATTTCGCCCATCTTCTCGTTCAGCATGGTGTGGAACAAGGGCGTCAGCTTCGGTTTCTTCCATTCGGAAGGGATCGGCCGCTGGCTGCTCACCCTGTTTTCGCTGGTCGTGTCGGCCTTCCTGATCGACTGGGTCCGCCGCACCAACCGGCGCATCCTCGGTCTGGGGCTGGCTCTGGTGGCGGGCGGAGCCATCGGCAACGCCATCGACCGTATCATCTACGGCGGCGTGGTCGATTTTCTCGATTTTTCGGGGCTGGGGTTTCCGTGGGTGTTCAACATCGCCGACGCCGCCATCAATATCGGCGTGGCCCTGTTGTTCATCGACGTCTTCTTCCTCAATCGGGAAGAGTCGAAACAAGGTTAA
- a CDS encoding DUF3035 domain-containing protein: protein MKSVKVVAGLVLIAGVGLTGCESTKSALGLNKVVPDEFRVVTKAPLVVPPDFALRPPAPGEPRAQELQPESAAREALLGQRQAITRSEGEKVLASKAGADKADPLARYVVDDEFGDLAYKEESFADKILFWKKDATPAPVPSTNSVLAGEVNALDPESEAARIKTLLGNGKVTIEQKKEKSFKLPGL, encoded by the coding sequence ATGAAGTCGGTCAAAGTAGTGGCGGGTCTGGTGCTGATCGCCGGCGTCGGTCTGACGGGGTGCGAATCGACCAAGAGCGCGCTGGGCCTGAACAAGGTCGTGCCGGACGAATTTCGCGTCGTGACCAAGGCGCCTTTGGTGGTGCCGCCGGATTTCGCGCTGCGTCCGCCCGCGCCGGGTGAGCCCCGCGCTCAGGAACTGCAACCCGAAAGCGCGGCGCGCGAAGCCCTGTTGGGGCAGCGTCAGGCCATCACCCGCTCGGAAGGCGAAAAGGTTCTGGCCAGCAAGGCCGGGGCCGATAAGGCCGATCCGCTGGCCCGCTACGTCGTGGACGATGAATTTGGCGATCTGGCCTATAAGGAAGAGAGCTTCGCCGACAAGATCCTGTTCTGGAAAAAGGACGCGACCCCGGCTCCGGTGCCTTCGACCAACTCGGTGCTGGCCGGTGAAGTCAACGCGCTCGATCCGGAATCGGAAGCGGCGCGCATCAAGACGTTGCTGGGCAACGGCAAGGTGACCATAGAGCAGAAGAAGGAAAAGTCCTTCAAATTGCCCGGCCTGTAA
- the mutL gene encoding DNA mismatch repair endonuclease MutL has protein sequence MAHISRLPQDTINRIAAGEVVERPASAIKELVENAIDAGATQIDIFADMGGLSRILIEDNGRGMDADDLPLAVERHATSKLKPQADGTWDLLHIQTLGFRGEALPSMGSVARLDITSRANGMDGAIAITVDSGAMSPLRPAAFSRPHGTRVELKDLFYATPARLKFMKTDRAENMAISEEVKRQAMAHEDVGFSLTLDGKRSLRLYPEEAGFEGRLKRLAALLGDDFGHNALLIDQQREGVRLTGYAGLPTFSRGNAQHQYLFVNGRPVRDKLLTGALRGAYADFLARDRHPMAVLYVETDPQDIDVNVHPAKAEVRFRDPNLVRGLIIGALKHALASAGHRAATTVADQALSAFNPLSSGYRAPMQPTLSLNGGYQPRAFTTPDQPHPNYQPAWNADLTFAPSARVERDAVATAPAMDMPADIGVAELGIDLSALTQPLPPEFEAYPLGAARAQLHETYILAQTKDGLIIVDQHAAHERLVYERMKTMMAEGNVARQTLLIPEIVDLDPADVSRLMARRGDLEGFGLMIESFGPATILVREVPALIGDGDVAGLIRDLADDIAENGQALILKERMAEICGNMACRNSVRAGRRLSASEMNALLRQMEATPHSGQCNHGRPTYVELKLKDIEKLFGRR, from the coding sequence ATGGCCCATATTTCCCGCCTGCCTCAGGACACCATTAACCGCATCGCCGCCGGTGAGGTGGTCGAGCGTCCGGCTTCGGCCATCAAGGAACTGGTCGAAAACGCCATCGACGCCGGCGCGACGCAGATCGACATTTTCGCCGATATGGGCGGCCTGTCGCGCATCCTGATCGAGGACAACGGCCGCGGCATGGACGCCGACGACCTGCCGCTGGCGGTTGAGCGCCACGCCACCTCCAAGCTGAAACCGCAGGCCGACGGCACCTGGGACCTGCTGCATATCCAGACGCTCGGTTTTCGCGGTGAGGCCCTGCCGTCCATGGGGTCGGTGGCGCGTCTCGACATCACCTCGCGCGCCAATGGTATGGACGGGGCGATTGCCATTACGGTCGATTCCGGGGCGATGTCGCCGCTGCGGCCCGCCGCCTTTTCGCGTCCGCACGGCACGCGGGTCGAGCTGAAGGACCTGTTTTACGCCACCCCAGCGCGCCTGAAGTTCATGAAGACCGACCGCGCCGAGAACATGGCCATCAGCGAAGAGGTCAAGCGGCAGGCCATGGCGCACGAAGATGTCGGCTTTTCGCTGACGCTGGATGGCAAGCGGTCCCTGCGCCTCTACCCCGAAGAGGCGGGGTTTGAGGGGCGTCTGAAGCGCCTTGCCGCGCTTCTGGGCGATGATTTCGGCCACAATGCCCTGCTGATTGATCAGCAGCGTGAGGGCGTCCGGCTGACCGGCTATGCGGGCCTGCCGACCTTTTCACGCGGCAATGCCCAGCATCAGTACCTGTTCGTCAATGGCCGCCCGGTGCGCGACAAGCTGCTGACCGGGGCGCTGCGCGGGGCCTATGCCGATTTTCTGGCCCGCGACCGCCACCCGATGGCGGTGCTCTATGTCGAGACCGACCCGCAGGATATCGACGTCAACGTCCACCCGGCCAAGGCCGAGGTGCGCTTCCGCGACCCCAATCTGGTGCGCGGCCTGATCATCGGTGCGCTGAAACATGCGCTGGCCTCGGCCGGGCACCGCGCCGCGACCACCGTTGCCGATCAGGCGCTCAGCGCCTTCAACCCGCTGTCGTCCGGCTATCGCGCGCCGATGCAGCCGACCTTGTCCCTGAATGGAGGGTATCAACCCCGCGCCTTCACCACGCCGGACCAGCCGCACCCCAACTATCAGCCGGCGTGGAATGCCGACCTGACCTTTGCCCCGTCGGCCAGAGTCGAAAGAGACGCTGTTGCCACCGCTCCGGCCATGGATATGCCCGCAGATATCGGCGTCGCCGAATTGGGCATTGATCTGTCGGCCCTGACGCAACCCCTGCCGCCGGAATTCGAAGCCTATCCGCTGGGGGCCGCGCGGGCGCAGTTGCACGAGACCTACATTCTGGCGCAGACCAAAGACGGCCTGATCATCGTCGATCAGCACGCCGCCCACGAACGGCTGGTCTATGAGCGCATGAAGACCATGATGGCCGAAGGCAATGTGGCGCGTCAGACCCTGCTCATCCCGGAAATCGTCGATCTCGACCCCGCCGATGTCAGCCGCCTGATGGCGCGGCGCGGCGATCTGGAAGGCTTTGGCCTGATGATCGAAAGCTTCGGCCCCGCGACGATTCTGGTGCGCGAAGTCCCGGCCCTGATCGGCGATGGCGACGTGGCCGGGCTGATCCGCGACCTGGCCGACGACATTGCCGAAAACGGTCAGGCCCTGATCCTGAAAGAGCGGATGGCCGAGATCTGCGGCAATATGGCCTGTCGTAATTCGGTGCGCGCCGGGCGGCGTCTGTCGGCCTCCGAAATGAACGCCCTGCTGCGTCAAATGGAAGCCACGCCCCATTCGGGCCAGTGCAATCACGGCCGCCCGACCTATGTCGAGCTGAAGCTGAAAGATATCGAAAAGCTGTTCGGCCGTAGATAG
- the rsmD gene encoding 16S rRNA (guanine(966)-N(2))-methyltransferase RsmD, whose translation MRIVGGEFRGRALSAPEGQNTRPTSDRARQAVFNILEHAEFAPNLNGARVMDVFAGSGALGLESMSRGAAFCLFVDTDDAARGAIRDNVEAFGLFGVTRIHRRDATQLGVRPGGASEAFDLVFMDPPYRKGLVQPALEALRNGNWLSDEALIVVEMATDEDFFATELWQIIDTRTYGPAQVLFLKQKILTNF comes from the coding sequence ATGCGTATCGTCGGTGGTGAGTTTCGCGGGCGCGCCCTGAGCGCCCCCGAAGGCCAGAACACCCGCCCGACCTCGGACCGGGCGCGTCAGGCCGTGTTCAATATTCTGGAGCACGCCGAATTCGCCCCCAACCTCAACGGGGCTCGGGTGATGGACGTCTTTGCCGGCTCCGGCGCGCTGGGGCTTGAGTCCATGTCGCGCGGGGCGGCGTTTTGTCTGTTTGTTGATACGGATGACGCGGCGCGCGGCGCCATCCGCGACAATGTCGAAGCGTTTGGCCTGTTTGGTGTCACGCGCATCCACCGCCGCGACGCAACGCAACTGGGCGTGCGCCCCGGTGGCGCGTCCGAAGCCTTCGATCTGGTGTTTATGGATCCGCCCTATCGTAAGGGTTTGGTACAGCCGGCGCTGGAGGCGTTGCGAAACGGGAACTGGCTGAGCGATGAGGCCCTGATTGTGGTTGAGATGGCCACCGATGAGGACTTTTTTGCCACGGAACTGTGGCAGATAATCGACACTCGAACCTATGGTCCGGCGCAGGTTTTGTTCTTGAAACAAAAAATTCTTACGAATTTTTAA